One Rhizoctonia solani chromosome 3, complete sequence genomic region harbors:
- a CDS encoding Zinc-binding dehydrogenase produces MSELTGTYAAHAYNTTTNTLSNITQTEVIHRPPAAGQIKVRVHATALNPVDVQLAGLEGVNKVVLDWFGGRSSRKGEDGELASKIPGSDVSGVVVAIGEGVGRWKVGDEVFGFWMSTDGNGTNQAYLTIPETAPIVPKPANLSHVEAASLPLVFLTSYTSLVLRGGLSRDPEVNTGQNAKVLVVGASGGTGIIGVQLAKALGATVVAICSGKNAEFVKEHGADEVIDYATEDVPSTALSLGPYKVIYDCVGGTQLIPHLSALLAPTPTPNNPHHPPAAAGTYITIVGDKTSRTTMGGNITYLTTPSMLFRSIKGYAGLGPKYYCVNLTTGEEEMKALAEWCAGGRVKPVIDGEPYSWTKLGEAYGRLESGRAKGKVVIDWTKDQ; encoded by the exons ATGTCTGAACTAACTGGGACATATGCGGCCCATGCATACAACACGACAACCAATACATTATCTAACATAACTCAAACCGAAGTCATTCATCGTCCGCCTGCTGCGGGACAAATAAAAGTTCGAGTGCACGCAACCGCACTCAATCCCGTGGATGTCCAGCTCGCAGGACTGGAAGGCGTTAACAAAGTTGTGCTGGATTGGTTCGGAGGGAGATCGAGTCGCAAGGGCGAAGACGGCGAGCTGGCCTCGAAAATCCCTGGGTCAGATGTATCTGGCGTCGTAGTGGCTATCGGAGAAGGTGTTGGACGATGGAAAGTTGGCGATGAAGTATTCGGATTTTGGATGTCGACG GATGGGAATGGTACTAACCAAGCGTATTTGACTATCCCAGAAACCGCTCCCATTGTTCCCAAGCCAGCCAATTTGAGTCATGTCGAGGCTGCTAGTCTTCCGTTGGTGTTTTTGACGTCGTACACTAGTCTAGTACTGCGTGGTGGATTAAGTCGAGACCCCGAAGTCAATACTGGACAG AATGCCAAAGTTTTGGTCGTTGGCGCGAGCGGAGGAACAGGTATAATCGGGGTGCAATTGGCCAAGGCACTCGGAGCCACAGTTGTTGCGATATGCAGTGGCAAGAACGCCGAGTTTGTAAAGGAGCATGGCGCAGACGAA GTTATCGATTATGCGACTGAGGACGTTCCCTCGACTGCTCTTTCGCTCGGACCTTACAAGGTCATCTACGATTGCGTTGGTGGCACCCAGCTCATACCACATCTGTCCGCTTTGCTGGCTCCAACTCCGACTCCGAATAACCCTCACCATCCGCCTGCAGCAGCGGGGACCTATATAACTATTGTCGGAGACAAAACGTCTCGAACGACCATGGGTGGAAACATCACTTATCTTACCACGCCCTCAATGCTGTTTCGTTCAATTAAAGGCTATGCGGGGTTGGGACCAAAATATTACTGCGTAAATTTGACGACCGGGGAAGAGGAGATGAAAGCTCTAGCAGAGTGGTGCGCCGGCGGAAGAGTGAAGCCTGTGATCGATGGAGAACCATATTCGTGGACCAAGCTGGGAGAAGCTTACGGTCGGTTGGAGAGTGGCCGTGCGAAAGGCAAAGTAGTGATTGATTGGACTAAAGATCAATAA
- a CDS encoding Enoyl-(Acyl carrier protein) reductase, with amino-acid sequence MSHFLAKTVYDVSGRIALVTGGGTGIGLMITQALAANGAKVYIGSRRNEVIEKAADEHGNKLQGEVIPIELDVTDKGSIKKAVEIIQKNDGKLDLLFNNAGRSGPKSPFFLDESAPENKDPHTLGSSMFDAEEFEEWSQLYTINASSIFFVTTAFLGLLHKASEERGAWSAGIINTSSISGQMKRSQNHFAYNSAKAASIHLTKMFSTELAIKGIPVRVNSISPGMFPSEMTGHQGQYMSGEKADSIGKGITGVPMKRGGSETDIAGVALFLASPASYYITGQIVTVDGGYIATNPATS; translated from the exons ATGAGCCACTTTCTTGCAAAAACTGTGTACGATGTCTCAGGCCGCATTGCGCTTGTAACTGGTGGTGGGACAGGAAT TGGGCTCATGATAACACAAGCATTAGCTGCAAATGGTGCAAAGGTATACATTGGTAGCCGCAGGAACGAGGTCATCGAGAAAGCGGCAGATGAGCATGGGAATAAATTGCAAGGAGAAGTCATACC AATTGAATTGGACGTAACAGATAAAGGAAGCATAAAAAAGGCCGTTGAAATTATCCAGAAAAATGATGGAAAGTTAGATTTACTCTTTAATAA CGCTGGTCGTAGCGGACCCAAATCTCCATTCTTTCTCGATGAATCAGCGCCTGAGAATAAAGACCCGCATACGCTCGGAAGCTCTATGTTCGATGCTGAAGAATTCGAGG AATGGAGCCAGCTGTACACTATCAATGCCTCTTCGATATTCTTTGTTACAACTGCTTTCCTTGGGCTATTGCACAAAGCGTCTGAGGAACGGGGCGCATGGAGTGCCGGAATCATCAACACTAGCAGTATTTCCGGTCAGATGAAGAGGTCCCAAAACCAC TTTGCATACAATTCAGCCAAGGCCGCCAGCATTCATCTTACCAAAATGTTCTCTACAGAACTTGCAATCAAAGGAATCCCTGTTAGAGTAAACTCCATATCGCCAG GAATGTTTCCTAGTGAGATGACTGGCCATCAAGGACAGTATATGAGCGGAGAAAAAGCCGATTCAATTGGCAAGGGTATCACTGGCGTGCCAATGAAACGTGGTGGATC GGAAACGGACATAGCTGGAGTTGCGCTTTTCCTGGCCTCACCTGCATCGTACTACATAACCGGTCAGATCGTAACCGTCGATGGTGGGTACATTGCCACCAACCCTGCGACGTCGTAG
- a CDS encoding histone chaperone ASF1, producing MSIVTIRDVTFLNNPAKFQDPYYFKVTFECIAPLKEDLEWRVIFVASPDREDLDQELDDCMVGPVPPGVNAFDFEANPPNPASIPKEDVLGVAAVILTGLYKDQEFVRVGYYQNTEYDTEEMNQDPPAEIDFSRLRRELAAKPRVTRFNIKWDTDATPAPTTPSIPTASSNTTNAAPGAPLARDPGAYGGLSASSVSVPAASSTAATLSVHMYDRRTGLLDLPAELLFEILAYSTSAQLPLVNKHLLHTFHHAPPSCRAYFILGRLKPSALITPGLILESALSYPICTEIVLDYLEHMCPLALLSRSELKAVRVSPGRWLFRNLQSQPKPKRRRKYGPNFTPNPLFCSNANSRTNPLTFLEALERRYTLEFPALGSAFSLAMCVRAGPAQRPLLELLLRNGADPSAKSCLPLQIAAASGDLGALKLMIEPSVEQQAQGTVGAKRRRMEDRAQPTTKVLLEAVKGRHIEVAEWLMHEKGVVPDMTTMRMLQDV from the exons ATGTCTATTGTAACTATACGTGATGTCACATTCCTGAACAATCCGGCAAAATTCCAAGATCCATACTACTTCAAGGTTACGTTCGAGTGCATAGCTCCACTGAAGGAAG ACCTTGAATGGAGAGTTATATTCGTCGCCTCTCCCGACCGAGAAGATCTTGATCAAGAACTTGACGACTGTATGGTTGGACCAGTACCCCCTGGCGTGAACGCCTTTGATTTTGAAGCCAACCCACCCAACCCCGCAAGCATACCTAAAGAGGATGTACTAGGAGTTGCAGCAGTTATTCTAACAGGCCTATACAAAGACCAGGAGTTTGTCCGAGTGGGATACTATCAAAATACCGAATACGACACAGAGGAAATGAACCAAGACCCTCCAGCTGAAATAGATTTCTCTCGGCTACGTCGAGAACTGGCTGCAAAGCCTCGTGTAACGAGGTTCAACATCAAGTG GGATACCGACGCCACTCCTGCGCCAACCACCCCTTCGATACCCACCGCTTCATCCAATACAACAAACGCCGCTCCGGGCGCACCGTTGGCTCGAGACCCTGGGGCGTACGGTGGGCTTTCAGCATCCTCTGTATCCGTTCCAGCCGCATC TAGCACTGCCGCAACTCTTTCCGTACACATGTATGACAGACGAACTGGACTTCTAGATTTACCGGCTGAA CTGCTGTTTGAAATATTGGCATACTCTACTTCGGCTCAACTACCCCTTGTCAATAAACACCTTTTGCACACCTTCCACCACGCTCCGCCGTCTTGCCGAGCCTATTTCATACTGGGCAGACTCAAGCCATCGGCTCTCATAACACCCGGGCTCATCTTAGAGAGCGCACTCTCCTATCCAATATGCACTGAAATCGTTCTCGACTATCTGGAGCACATGTGTCCGCTTGCCTTGTTATCCCGGTCGGAGCTCAAGGCTGTCCGCGTCTCACCAGGTAGATGGCTGTTCCGAAACCTACAAAGCCAACCCAAACCGAAGCGGAGGCGAAAATACGGGCCTAATTTTACTCCTAACCCATTATTTTGTTCGAATGCAAACTCTCGTACCAATCCGTTAACCTTTCTCGAGGCTCTAGAACGTCGATACACGCTTGAATTCCCGGCGCTTGGATCGGCGTTTTCTTTAGCCATGTGCGTGCGAGCTGGGCCAGCGCAACGCCCGTTGTTGGAACTTTTGCTACGGAACGGCGCAGATCCCAGTGCCAAATCTTGTTTGCCGTTACAGATTGCTGCCGCCTCGGGTGATCTAGGCGCGTTGAAGTTGATGATTGAGCCTTCCGTAGAGCAACAAGCCCAGGGAACCGTTGGGGCAAAACGTAGGCGAATGGAGGACAGAGCCCAACCAACGACCAAAGTTTTATTGGAGGCTGTCAAGGGGAGACACATCGAGGTGGCGGAATGGCTCATGCATGAGAAAGGCGTTGTTCCAGATATGACAACCATGCGGATGTTACAAGATGTTTAG
- a CDS encoding Fatty acid hydroxylase superfamily — translation MDIVLDIVDELILDRVYAAALPLSVFLPKVAANITASAVPQPTPSLWTSVISTLPHPPVTQAADAAGRIAAHTSGLPPWLLRFASPAVTASAWPRDYIPRQLLSLSLITLIGIHVLYFVFAAMSYYLIFDHNMMKHPRFLKNQVRLEIECALRAFPGMTLLTLPWFLGEVRGYSRLYEDPAEYGYTYLVLSIPFFFVFTDYLVYWIHRLLHHPLLYKRLHKPHHKWLIPTPFASHAFHPVDGYAQSLPYHIFIFLFPLHRWVYLGSFVAVNFWSIFIHDSDMITGNTLINIINGPAHHTLHHLYFTCNYGQYFTWADRWGGSYKHPSAEFDPMNDIKIVDAALAKHKSD, via the exons ATGGATATTGTTCTAGACATCGTTGACGAGCTTATTCTCGACCGAGTCTATGCTGCAGCACTGCCTCTGTCTGTCTTTCTTCCAAAAGTAGCAGCCAACATTACGGCCTCGGCAGTCCCCCAACCGACCCCTTCGCTGTGGACGTCTGTCATCAGTACACTGCCTCATCCACCGGTAACACAAGCGGCCGATGCCGCAGGCAGAATCGCAGCCCATACCAGTGGGCTACCCCCATGGCTCCTTAGGTTTGCTTCACCAGCAGTTACCGCGTCGGCCTGGCCCCGCGACTACATACCCCGCCAATTGCTTTCTCTTTCCCTCATTACATTGATTGGGATTCATGTCCTGTACTTCGTCTTTGCCGCAATGTCCTACTACCTCATCTTCGACCACAACATGATGAAACATCCCAGATTTTTAAAG AACCAAGTCAGGTTGGAAATCGAATGTGCACTACGCGCATTTCCTGGCATGACCTTGCTTACTCTCCCTTGGTTCTTG GGGGAGGTGAGAGGCTACTCGCGACTATATGAGGATCCAGCAGAATACGGCTACACATACTTGGTCCTTTCGATACCATT CTTCTTCGTATTTACCGATTACCTCGTCTATTGGATCCATCGCCTTCTGCACCATCCCTTGCTTTACAAACGCCTGCACAAGCCCCACCACAAATGGTTGATTCCTACCCCCTTCGCTAGCCATGCGTTCCACCCAGTGGATGGATATGCCCAGTCACTTCCCTATCATATATTCATCTTTCTT TTCCCACTCCACCGATGGGTCTATCTTGGATCGTTTGTTGCGGTCAATTTCTGGAGTATCTTT ATTCACGACTCGGATATGATCACCGGGAACACCCTCATCAACATCATTAATGGTCCAGCCCATCACACACTGCACCACTTGTATTTCACCTGCAACTACGGTCAG TACTTCACGTGGGCGGATCGTTGGGGCGGATCTTACAAGCATCCGTCTGCCGAGTTCGACCCGATGAATGACATCAAAATAGTTGATGCTGCTCTGGCCAAACATAAATCAGATTAA
- a CDS encoding cytochrome P450 family protein produces the protein MNSVSFGTLSLGAVLSALTLITAKLYTRNRLPLPPGPPKKSWLSGNAADMPKGHPWLKFTEWARGYGDIVHLRVHTNNIIILSSYEGILELFEKRGALYSQRPRRMMILMMGWGKLIAFTGHGKRWKAYRKYANSGFSKTAVLKYHGGQTKDVHVFLQRLLNSPEDFAKQLNMLVGMIIMRITYGYQVQEAGDPFVTISDEAIASMSTTGVAGRYLVDSYPFLRFLPTWLPGMKFKAMAQEWSKLPYRMVEEPYQWVRKQMGTMNMADMAKWTAGSMYNAGSHTTAREEMDRVVGTDRLPTMSDRPKLPYLECILLETMRWYPVTPLTVPHRVEREDMYQGYRIPANSTVFANIYAITRDERIFPNPEAFIPERFDGTQPGPTPLDPREFVFGIGRRICPGNTVADATIFLVMANLVATMDITKAKDENGHEIEPQVVRTGGLVR, from the exons ATGAATTCAGTATCCTTTGGTACTCTAAGTCTTGGCGCCGTATTATCTGCTTTGACATTGATAACAGCCAAATTATACACACGTAACCGGCTGCCTCTGCCCCCTGGTCCACCCAAAAAATCATGGCTTTCGGGAAATGCTGCGGATATGCCAAAAGGACATCCTTGGCTCAAGTTCACAGAGTGGGCAAGGGGTTATG GTGATATCGTGCACCTACGTGTGCATACCAATAACATCATTATTCTATCGTCGTATGAAGGGATCTTGGAGTTGTTTGAGAAACGAGGGGCTCTGTATTCCCAGCGCCCGAGAAGGATGATGATCCTCAT GATGGGGTGGGGCAAGCTGATCGCATTCACTGGGCACGGAAAAAGGTGGAAGGCATACAGAAAGTACGCCAACTCGGGCTTCAGTAAAACGGCTGTTTTAAAATACCACGGCGGACAAACTAAGGACGTCCATGTATTCTTGCAAAGACTCCTCAATAGTCCTGAAGATTTTGCGAAACAATTGAACAT GTTAGTCGGTATGATTATCATGAGAATAACCTATGGCTATCAAGTCCAAGAAGCGGGTGACCCCTTTGTGACCATCTCGGATGAAGCAATCGCTTCCATGTCTACTACCGGCGTTGCGGGAAGATATCTGGTTGACAGTTACCCATTCCTACGCTTCCTACCTACCTGGCTACCTGGTATGAAGTTCAAAGCTATGGCACAAGAATGGAGCAAGCTCCCTTATCGGATGGTCGAGGAGCCATACCAATGGGTACGAAAGCAGATG GGAACGATGAACATGGCAGATATGGCCAAGTGGACGGCCGGGTCCATGTACAACGCTGGATCACACACGACC GCGCGTGAGGAGATGGATCGAGTGGTTGGCACCGATAGATTACCTACGATGTCCGATCGGCCCAAGCTGCCTTACTTGGAGTGCATACTACTAGAGACAATGAGGTGGTACCCCGTCACGCCATTGA CGGTACCACATAGAGTCGAACGCGAGGACATGTACCAGGGTTACCGTATACCAGCAAATTCAACCGTTTTTGCGAACATTTATGCA ATCACTCGGGATGAGCGGATTTTTCCAAACCCAGAGGCCTTCATACCAGAAAGATTCGATGGAACCCAACCGGGCCCTACACCTTTGGACCCCAGAGAGTTTGTCTTTGGGATTGGGAGGCGTATATGCCCCGGAAACACTGTCGCGGATGCCACGATTTTTCTCGTGATGGCAAATCTGGTTGCGACAATGGACATCACAAAGGCTAAAGACGAAAACGGGCATGAGATCGAACCCCAAGTTGTGAGAACAGGTGGTCTAGTGAGGTAG
- a CDS encoding Mitochondrial ribosomal protein L37, whose protein sequence is MISARIVSRTTCCAYRLNCQILKIRFASSSTEKTTAAPTSTSSKAPISSCPANTNLTGLAWLKGQPPVLALEDSEYPAWLWTLLDEKKPGDGTSKPERRKQNRDRIKLQNFMKSQ, encoded by the exons ATGATATCTGCACGCATAGTCTCCCGAACAACTTGTTGCGCATACAGGCTCAACTGTCAGATATTGAAAATTCGATTTGCGTCTAGCTCCACGGAAAAAACCACTGCCGCACCCACTTCCACTTCATCTAAAGCCCCGA TTTCTTCATGCCCTGCAAATACGAATCTCACTGGCCTCGCCTGGCTTAAAGGTCAGCCGCCAGTTTTAGCACTTGAAGACTCCGAGTACCCTGCTTGGCTATGGACTTTGTTGGATGAAAAGAAGCCAGGAGATGGAACGTCGAAACCCGAAAGAAGGAAGCAAAACAGGGACAGGATAAAACTTCAAAATTTCATGAAGAGCCAGTAA